The following is a genomic window from Chitinophaga caseinilytica.
GAGCTGTTCATTTCCGGCGATCCCGCGGCGAGCCTGCTCATGCTGCGCCTGCATCTCCCGGATGCCGACAAAAAACACATGCCGCCAGCCGGCAAACCGCAACTGACGGAAGCGGAGATCGCCATCCTCCACCACTGGATACAAAACGGTGCGAAGTTCGATGGAAAAGTAAAATCCCTCCCGCCGCAGGATACCCTGTACCAGCTCGCTGCCGCGCGCCTCACGCCTCCCGGTGGTGCCGAACAGCTGGACCTCCCACATGCCGACGAAAAGCTCGTCGCCAAACTTAACAATAACTACCGCGTGGTGTACCCCGTGGCGCTTTATGCGGCGCCGCTGGTCGCCAACTGGTACAACCGGGATAAGTTCGACATCGGGTCGGTGAAGGAATTGCTGCCGCTCAAAGACCAGCTGACGGAAATGCACCTGCAGAAGATGCCCGTTAAAGACGAAGACCTGGCGCTGCTGGCGCAGTTCCGCGAGCTGCGGGTCCTCAACCTCGGGTTTACGCAGATCACCGGCAAAACCCTCGGCGAACTGGCCAAACTGCCGCATTTGCAGAGGCTTTCCGTAGCAGGAACGCCTGTAGCGGCGCAACAGCTGCTGGCACTGAAAAAGGCGCCCAAACTGGATAAAATCTACACCTGGAACACAGGGATCTCATCCACCGACATGCAAAAAATCCAATCCACCTTCCCCGGTGTGGAACTGGTGAATGGATTTATCAGCGACGGACAGGAACAGCTCAAGCTCAACCAGCCCGAAATCGTCAATACCGCCGCTATTTTCAAAAACGACATGCAGCTGATAATGAAACACCGCGTGAAAGGCGTGGAAATCCGGTATACGACAGACGGCTCCGCGCCCGACAGCGTCAATTCCCCTGTTTTCAAAGACAGTCTCCGCCTCACCGAAAGCACCGTGATCCGCGCCATCGCCTGCAAAAAAGGCTGGAACGTGAGCGATCCCGTGCAATATTCCTTCAGCAAATCCACTTACCGGCCGGACAGCATCACGCTTATCAGCCAGCCCGAGGGGCAATACACGGGCAACGGCGCCAAAACGCTCAACGATGCCGAGAAAGGCACTTTCAATTACAGCGACGGCAAGTGGCTCGGGTATGTCAACCACCCGCTGGAGGCGGTAGTACGGTTCGAAAAGGCGGTACCGCTGAAGCAGGTATCTTTCAGCACCTTCCGGCACCAGGATGCCTATATCTTCCCGCCGGAGCAGATCGAAGTCTGGGGCGGAACGGATAAAAACAACCTGCGGCTGCTCCGCAAAACATCGTTACCCGCGGCAAAACAGGGTGATCCCGTGGCGCCGATCACATACAACTGCGATTTCCCGGAAGCGGAAGTTTCGTATGTGAAGATCGTCATGAAACCGCTGGGTAAGATTCCCGTGTGGCATCCCGGAAAGGGCGGCCATGGCTGGGCTTTCATCGACGAATTGATGTTCAACTGATTTTTAAGGACACAACTATCTGATAAGTAGCGCATGGCCTCCGGGCTGTGCGCTACAATAATCCTTCCCGCACCACGAGCACGAGCAGCTCTGCTACATTTTTCACTTCGAATTTCTGGAGGAGGTTTTTACGGTACGTATCGATCGTGAGGCGGCTCAGGTGAAGCTCGGCGGCGATCATGGGTGTAGTTTTGCCTTCAGACAGCAATTGCAGCATCTGCTTTTCGCGATTGGTAAGCGATGGCAAGGTGCGTTGCGGATGGGCGGGCGCTTTGGCCAGTACCCTTTTTACATCACTGCAAAAAACCACGCAACCGGCC
Proteins encoded in this region:
- a CDS encoding chitobiase/beta-hexosaminidase C-terminal domain-containing protein, with product MNQHSTKWQSIGGSLLLASNIFVLVLLLAGDRLAVPSWLQVAGRMHPLVLHFPIVLLLIGAVLPFVPMRNPEAVAWRNQVTAVMLLLGALSAAVTVMMGLFLSREEGYSAEGPLFWHKWGGALLLWTASALYWLRNSLKGWGNRGFSLGMIVLLMVTGHFGAVVTHGENFVLAPVTPAFVRPVVPIDQAELFAHVVQPILEEKCMSCHNPGKAKGGLSMKDSVQMLAGGKTGELFISGDPAASLLMLRLHLPDADKKHMPPAGKPQLTEAEIAILHHWIQNGAKFDGKVKSLPPQDTLYQLAAARLTPPGGAEQLDLPHADEKLVAKLNNNYRVVYPVALYAAPLVANWYNRDKFDIGSVKELLPLKDQLTEMHLQKMPVKDEDLALLAQFRELRVLNLGFTQITGKTLGELAKLPHLQRLSVAGTPVAAQQLLALKKAPKLDKIYTWNTGISSTDMQKIQSTFPGVELVNGFISDGQEQLKLNQPEIVNTAAIFKNDMQLIMKHRVKGVEIRYTTDGSAPDSVNSPVFKDSLRLTESTVIRAIACKKGWNVSDPVQYSFSKSTYRPDSITLISQPEGQYTGNGAKTLNDAEKGTFNYSDGKWLGYVNHPLEAVVRFEKAVPLKQVSFSTFRHQDAYIFPPEQIEVWGGTDKNNLRLLRKTSLPAAKQGDPVAPITYNCDFPEAEVSYVKIVMKPLGKIPVWHPGKGGHGWAFIDELMFN